One window from the genome of Eucalyptus grandis isolate ANBG69807.140 chromosome 7, ASM1654582v1, whole genome shotgun sequence encodes:
- the LOC104452873 gene encoding kinetochore protein SPC24 homolog: CFEGRPSFRFPSPVHIVFFFFDLPSSPAAKGERDGDSSRSIDLEKLVSYSDDLAQVLRDDKDAAALAQCLRHSDALRSSCDADLAGLRSSLLEYEEKIDACKKKTEAVRSEVAGDVDIDQLQKELQEELEKERLLMEDLRIVANEINELDLQRISIEERKPILKKIEQNGRKEQMSLSMYASVTKIIPNLDDSSKIAGYIVDREKRVVDKFEFDSTKTTAFDTCTNIWRMISNS, translated from the exons TGCTTCGAGGGGCGCCCTTCTTTCCGTTTTCCCTCTCCAGTCcacatcgtcttcttcttcttcgatcttCCCTCTTCTCCGGCGGCGAAGGGAGAACGAGATGGGGATTCCTCTCGGAGCATCGACCTGGAGAAGCTCGTCTCCTACAGCGACGACCTCGCCCAGGTCCTCAGGGACGACAAGGACGCCGCCGCCCTCGCCCAGTGCCTCCGCCACTCCGACGCCCTCCGCTCCTCCTGCgacgccgacctcgccggactCCGGTCCTCGCTCCTGG AGTATGAGGAAAAGATTGATGCTTGCAAGAAGAAAACTGAAGCAGTGAGATCTGAAGTTGCTGGAGATGTGGATATTGACCAACTCCAGAAAGAACTGCAAGAGGAACTTGAGAAGGAACGACTGCTTATGGAGGATTTGAG AATTGTTGCCAATGAAATTAATGAGCTAGATCTCCAAAGGATTTCCATTGAGGAGAGGAAgccaattttgaagaaaattgagcAAAATGGGCGGAAAGAACA GATGAGTCTTTCGATGTATGCTTCTGTGACGAAGATCATCCCAAACTTGGATGATAGCTCCAAAATTGCAGGGT ATATTGTTGACAGGGAGAAAAGGGTGGTGGATAAGTTTGAGTTCGACTCAACAAAGACGACCGCCTTTGACACGTGCACCAATATCTGGAGGATGATTAGTAACTCATAG